A single window of Rhodococcus jostii RHA1 DNA harbors:
- a CDS encoding F0F1 ATP synthase subunit delta, protein MYAASREALTQTRAALSSALGSVSAGAATAAAAQIGAELFSVVEILDEQRTLRSALSDTSTPGNVREGLAEQVFGGKVSAETLAVLKAAVGQDWSVTSDLLNSLVLVGRESLLKAAADQGQLDAVEDELFRLGRIVAGNPKLEQSLSDRSVPAKRKRELLSKLLYGKVTAVAEALATQAVGRLKNSAPADAFDELSNLAAAQREAVVAKVRSSAPLSSEQSDRLTATLTRTYGKPVTVHVEVDPELLSGLVVRVGDEVIDGSGAGRLAALRKSLK, encoded by the coding sequence ATGTACGCAGCGAGCCGTGAGGCCTTGACGCAGACCCGTGCTGCGTTGTCTTCGGCCTTGGGATCCGTCTCTGCCGGAGCAGCCACAGCGGCCGCGGCCCAGATCGGGGCCGAGCTGTTCTCGGTCGTCGAGATCCTGGACGAGCAGCGCACTCTCCGGAGTGCCCTGTCGGACACCTCGACGCCCGGGAACGTTCGCGAAGGTCTGGCCGAGCAGGTATTCGGTGGCAAGGTCTCGGCCGAGACCCTCGCCGTCCTGAAGGCGGCGGTGGGCCAGGACTGGTCCGTCACCTCCGACCTGCTCAACTCGCTGGTGCTCGTCGGTCGGGAATCGCTGCTGAAGGCAGCGGCCGATCAGGGACAGCTCGACGCTGTCGAGGACGAGCTCTTCCGCCTCGGCCGCATCGTTGCCGGTAACCCGAAGCTCGAGCAGTCACTGTCCGACCGTTCCGTGCCGGCGAAGAGGAAGCGTGAACTGCTCTCCAAGCTGCTGTACGGCAAGGTCACCGCTGTCGCCGAGGCGCTGGCGACCCAGGCAGTGGGCCGGTTGAAGAACTCCGCACCCGCGGACGCCTTCGACGAACTGTCGAATCTGGCAGCAGCACAGCGGGAAGCAGTTGTCGCCAAGGTGCGCAGCTCTGCTCCGCTGTCCAGTGAGCAGTCGGATCGGCTGACCGCCACCCTCACCCGTACCTACGGGAAGCCGGTGACGGTTCACGTGGAGGTCGATCCTGAACTCCTCAGCGGCTTGGTCGTCCGGGTGGGCGACGAGGTGATCGACGGCAGCGGCGCGGGACGTCTCGCAGCGCTGCGGAAATCCCTCAAGTAG
- the atpD gene encoding F0F1 ATP synthase subunit beta — translation MTAAVTENNGAGSGSSVAGRVVRVIGPVVDVEFPRGAIPELFNALHAEITLPSVAKTLTLEVAQHLGDNLVRTVSMQPTDGLIRGTSVSDTGKPISVPVGDVVKGHVFNALGDCLDAPGTGRDGEQWGIHRKPPAFDQLEGKTEILETGIKVIDLLTPYVKGGKIGLFGGAGVGKTVLIQEMITRIAREFSGTSVFAGVGERTREGTDLHLEMEEMGVLQDTALVFGQMDEPPGTRMRVALSALTMAEYFRDVQGQDVLLFIDNIFRFTQAGSEVSTLLGRMPSAVGYQPTLADEMGELQERITSTRGRSITSLQAIYVPADDYTDPAPATTFAHLDATTELSRPISQMGIYPAVDPLTSTSRILEPGIVGAEHFRVANEVKRILQKYKELQDIIAILGMDELQEEDKVLVGRARRLQKFLGQNFIVAEKFTGEPGSVVPLRDTIEAFDRICKGEFDHLPEQAFNSCGGLDDVEAAAKKIAGK, via the coding sequence ATGACCGCAGCAGTAACCGAAAACAACGGGGCAGGCTCGGGTTCGTCCGTCGCCGGCCGCGTCGTGCGGGTCATCGGTCCCGTCGTGGACGTTGAATTCCCGCGTGGCGCTATTCCTGAACTGTTCAACGCCCTGCACGCCGAGATCACGCTCCCCTCGGTCGCCAAGACGCTGACCCTCGAGGTCGCACAGCACCTCGGCGACAACCTGGTGCGCACCGTCTCGATGCAGCCCACCGACGGCCTGATCCGCGGCACCTCGGTGTCCGACACCGGCAAGCCGATCTCGGTTCCCGTCGGAGACGTCGTCAAGGGCCACGTGTTCAACGCACTGGGCGACTGCCTCGACGCTCCCGGCACGGGTCGCGACGGCGAGCAGTGGGGCATCCACCGCAAGCCACCGGCCTTCGACCAGCTCGAGGGCAAGACGGAGATCCTCGAGACCGGCATCAAGGTCATCGACCTCCTCACCCCGTACGTCAAGGGTGGAAAGATCGGTCTGTTCGGTGGTGCCGGTGTCGGCAAGACCGTTCTGATCCAGGAAATGATCACCCGTATCGCCCGCGAGTTCTCCGGAACCTCGGTGTTCGCAGGCGTCGGTGAGCGCACCCGTGAGGGCACCGACCTTCACCTCGAGATGGAAGAGATGGGCGTCCTCCAGGACACCGCCCTCGTCTTCGGCCAGATGGACGAGCCGCCGGGAACGCGTATGCGCGTCGCCCTGTCCGCGCTGACCATGGCGGAGTACTTCCGCGATGTCCAGGGCCAGGACGTGCTGCTGTTCATCGACAACATCTTCCGTTTCACCCAGGCCGGTTCCGAGGTGTCGACCCTGCTCGGTCGTATGCCTTCGGCCGTGGGTTACCAGCCGACCCTGGCTGACGAGATGGGTGAGCTGCAGGAGCGCATCACCTCGACGCGAGGCCGCTCCATCACCTCGCTGCAGGCGATCTACGTGCCCGCCGACGACTACACCGACCCGGCGCCGGCAACGACGTTCGCGCACCTCGATGCCACCACCGAGCTGTCGCGTCCGATCTCGCAGATGGGTATCTACCCCGCTGTGGACCCGCTGACCTCCACCTCCCGCATCCTGGAGCCCGGCATCGTCGGTGCCGAGCACTTCCGGGTCGCCAACGAGGTCAAGCGCATCCTGCAGAAGTACAAGGAACTGCAGGACATCATCGCCATCCTCGGTATGGACGAGCTGCAGGAAGAGGACAAGGTGCTCGTCGGCCGTGCCCGCCGCCTGCAGAAGTTCCTCGGCCAGAACTTCATCGTCGCCGAGAAGTTCACCGGTGAGCCTGGCTCCGTGGTGCCGCTCCGCGACACCATCGAGGCGTTCGACCGCATCTGCAAGGGCGAGTTCGATCACCTGCCCGAGCAGGCGTTCAACAGCTGCGGTGGACTCGACGACGTCGAGGCTGCAGCCAAGAAGATCGCCGGGAAGTAG
- a CDS encoding F0F1 ATP synthase subunit gamma yields MASILELRSRIKSVNSTKKITKAQELIATSRITKAQSRVAAAKPYAEEITKVLSELASASASLDHPLLNERTDPKRAAVLVVTSDRGMCGGYNSNVLKEAEELFQLLRSEGKDPVIYVLGSKGLGYYTFRGRDLGGAWTGFSQDPGYSDAAKASRHLVDLFMAGSGSEVPAPNGEGTIEGVDELHIVYTRFVSMLTQSPEVRRMAPLEVMVSEERVELGEDMLSNGHGSSDSEPVAGYNFEPEPDKLLGALLPKYISTRIYSSLLDAAASESAARRTAMKAATDNANELVNTLSRQANQARQAQITQEISEIVGGANALASSAGSD; encoded by the coding sequence ATGGCAAGCATTCTCGAACTGAGGTCTCGCATCAAGTCGGTCAACTCGACCAAGAAGATCACCAAGGCCCAGGAACTGATCGCGACCTCGCGCATCACGAAGGCACAGTCGCGCGTCGCCGCGGCGAAGCCGTACGCCGAAGAGATCACGAAGGTTCTGTCGGAGCTGGCGAGCGCGTCGGCTTCGCTGGACCACCCGTTGCTCAACGAGCGCACCGATCCCAAGCGTGCCGCGGTTCTGGTCGTCACCAGCGACCGCGGTATGTGCGGCGGATACAACTCCAACGTCCTCAAGGAGGCCGAGGAGCTGTTCCAGCTGCTGCGCAGCGAGGGCAAGGATCCGGTCATCTACGTGCTCGGATCCAAGGGCCTGGGGTACTACACGTTCCGTGGCCGCGACTTGGGAGGTGCGTGGACCGGGTTCTCCCAGGATCCGGGCTACTCCGACGCTGCCAAGGCGAGCCGTCACCTGGTCGACCTGTTCATGGCCGGATCCGGCTCGGAGGTCCCCGCGCCGAACGGCGAGGGCACCATCGAAGGCGTCGACGAGCTGCACATCGTCTACACCCGCTTCGTGTCGATGCTGACCCAGTCTCCCGAGGTTCGCCGGATGGCTCCCCTCGAGGTGATGGTTTCGGAGGAGCGCGTCGAGCTCGGCGAAGACATGCTGTCGAACGGTCACGGGTCCAGCGACTCGGAGCCGGTCGCCGGATACAACTTCGAGCCGGAACCCGACAAGTTGCTCGGTGCCCTGCTGCCGAAGTACATCAGCACCCGCATCTACTCCTCGCTGCTGGATGCTGCGGCGTCGGAGTCGGCTGCCCGTCGTACCGCCATGAAGGCGGCGACGGACAACGCAAACGAACTGGTGAACACGTTGAGCCGTCAGGCAAACCAGGCTCGCCAGGCCCAGATCACCCAGGAAATCAGCGAGATCGTCGGCGGCGCGAATGCGCTTGCCTCGAGCGCAGGAAGTGACTAA
- a CDS encoding cob(I)yrinic acid a,c-diamide adenosyltransferase — MAVHLTKIYTRTGDDGTTGLSDFSRVSKNDPRLIAYADCDEANASIGVAVALGDPPEEIRSILRQIQNDLFDAGADLSTPVEEEPKYPPLRISDEYIDRLEGWCDELNERLEPLNSFILPGGTALGALLHVARTVTRRAERSAWAAVDANPETTNALPAKYLNRLSDLLFIVSRLANPEGDVLWKPGAGKS, encoded by the coding sequence ATGGCCGTACACCTCACCAAGATCTACACCCGGACCGGCGACGACGGGACCACCGGACTCAGCGATTTCTCCCGTGTGTCGAAGAACGATCCGCGGCTGATCGCCTACGCCGACTGCGACGAGGCGAACGCCTCGATCGGGGTCGCGGTGGCATTGGGCGACCCGCCCGAGGAGATCCGGTCGATCCTGCGGCAGATCCAGAACGACCTGTTCGACGCCGGCGCCGACCTCTCCACCCCGGTGGAGGAGGAACCGAAGTACCCGCCGCTGCGCATCTCCGACGAGTACATCGACCGTCTCGAGGGCTGGTGCGACGAACTGAACGAACGCCTGGAGCCGCTGAACTCCTTCATTCTCCCCGGCGGCACGGCACTCGGAGCGCTGCTGCACGTGGCACGGACCGTGACCCGGCGGGCCGAGCGGTCTGCGTGGGCGGCCGTCGACGCGAACCCGGAGACCACCAACGCACTTCCGGCGAAGTATCTCAACCGGCTGTCGGATCTGCTGTTCATCGTCAGCAGGCTCGCGAACCCCGAGGGCGACGTGCTCTGGAAGCCCGGAGCCGGGAAGTCCTGA
- a CDS encoding ATP synthase F0 subunit C, translated as MSLAYLAQEAVQETNSTGFGAIGYGLAAIGPGIGVGIVVGKAIEGMVRQPEMAGQVRTTMFLGIAFTEALALIGLVAGFIF; from the coding sequence ATGAGCCTCGCCTACCTCGCTCAGGAAGCTGTCCAGGAAACCAACTCGACGGGTTTCGGAGCCATCGGCTACGGCCTCGCCGCGATCGGCCCCGGCATCGGCGTGGGCATCGTCGTCGGTAAGGCGATCGAGGGAATGGTTCGCCAGCCCGAGATGGCCGGACAGGTTCGTACCACGATGTTCCTCGGTATCGCCTTCACCGAAGCCCTCGCGCTGATCGGCCTCGTCGCCGGCTTCATTTTCTAA
- the atpA gene encoding F0F1 ATP synthase subunit alpha: MAELTISSDEIRSAIENYTASYSPEASREEVGLVTDTSDGIAHVSGLPSAMANELLEFPGGILGVALNLDATEIGAVILGDYENIQEGQEVKRTGDVLSVPVGDAFLGRVINPLGQPIDGLGEIESNETRALELQAASVLERQPVEEPLQTGIKAIDAMTPIGRGQRQLVIGDRKTGKTAVCIDAILNQKANWETGDEKQQVRCIYVAIGQKGSTIAGVKAALEEQGAMEYTTIVAAPASDSAGFKWLAPYTGSAIGQHWMYQGKHVLVVFDDLTKQAEAYRAISLLLRRPPGREAYPGDVFYLHSRLLERSAKLSDALGGGSLTALPIIETKANDVSAYIPTNVISITDGQVFLESDLFNKGVRPAINVGISVSRVGGAAQTKGMKKVSGSLRLELAQFRELEAFSAFASDLDAASKAQLERGARLVELLKQDQYSPIPVEDQIVSIYLAGEGVFDSVPVGDVRRFEAELLDELHRTASGVYESIKGGKALDADNAKALVEATDKFKETFIASDGSRVVNEAEAEALDAGEVGHEQINVKRTTVSK, from the coding sequence ATGGCGGAGCTGACGATCTCCTCCGACGAGATCCGTAGTGCGATCGAGAACTACACCGCGAGCTACTCCCCGGAGGCCTCCCGCGAAGAGGTCGGCCTTGTGACCGACACCAGCGACGGCATCGCGCACGTCAGTGGCCTGCCTTCGGCGATGGCCAACGAACTGCTGGAGTTCCCCGGCGGAATTCTGGGTGTCGCGCTCAACCTGGACGCCACCGAGATCGGTGCCGTCATCCTGGGCGATTACGAGAACATCCAGGAAGGCCAGGAAGTCAAGCGGACCGGCGACGTGCTGTCGGTACCCGTCGGCGACGCCTTCCTCGGCCGCGTCATCAACCCGCTCGGACAGCCGATCGACGGCCTGGGCGAGATCGAGAGCAACGAGACCCGCGCGCTCGAACTGCAGGCTGCCTCGGTGCTCGAGCGTCAGCCCGTCGAGGAGCCGCTGCAGACCGGCATCAAGGCCATCGACGCGATGACCCCGATCGGCCGCGGACAGCGCCAGCTCGTCATCGGCGACCGTAAGACGGGCAAGACCGCCGTCTGCATCGACGCGATCCTGAACCAGAAGGCCAACTGGGAGACCGGCGACGAGAAGCAGCAGGTTCGCTGCATCTACGTCGCGATCGGCCAGAAGGGCTCCACCATTGCGGGCGTCAAGGCTGCCCTCGAGGAGCAGGGCGCGATGGAGTACACCACCATCGTCGCCGCCCCGGCCTCCGACTCCGCCGGATTCAAGTGGCTCGCGCCCTACACCGGCTCCGCCATCGGCCAGCACTGGATGTACCAGGGCAAGCACGTCCTGGTCGTGTTCGACGACCTGACCAAGCAGGCCGAGGCGTACCGCGCCATCTCGCTGCTGCTGCGTCGCCCGCCGGGACGTGAGGCATACCCCGGTGACGTCTTCTACCTGCACTCCCGCCTGCTGGAGCGTTCGGCCAAGCTGTCCGACGCCCTGGGTGGAGGCTCGCTGACCGCGCTGCCGATCATCGAGACCAAGGCCAACGACGTCTCGGCCTACATCCCGACCAACGTCATTTCCATCACCGACGGTCAGGTGTTCCTCGAGTCGGACCTGTTCAACAAGGGTGTCCGCCCGGCCATCAACGTCGGCATCTCGGTGTCCCGAGTCGGTGGCGCCGCGCAGACCAAGGGCATGAAGAAGGTCTCCGGTTCGCTGCGTCTGGAGCTGGCTCAGTTCCGTGAGCTCGAGGCGTTCTCCGCCTTCGCCTCCGACCTGGACGCCGCCTCGAAGGCACAGCTCGAGCGCGGTGCCCGCCTGGTGGAGCTGCTCAAGCAGGATCAGTACAGCCCGATCCCCGTCGAGGACCAGATCGTCTCGATCTACCTCGCCGGCGAAGGTGTCTTCGACAGCGTGCCGGTCGGCGACGTCCGCCGCTTCGAAGCCGAACTGCTCGACGAGCTGCACCGCACCGCCTCCGGCGTGTACGAGAGCATCAAGGGCGGCAAGGCCCTCGACGCCGACAACGCCAAGGCGCTGGTGGAGGCCACCGACAAGTTCAAGGAAACCTTCATCGCGTCCGACGGAAGCCGGGTCGTGAACGAGGCCGAGGCCGAAGCTCTGGACGCCGGCGAGGTCGGCCACGAGCAGATCAACGTCAAGCGCACCACCGTCAGCAAGTGA
- the atpB gene encoding F0F1 ATP synthase subunit A → MAAGEEFHAPSLNDFFPPAVLFEGTPFELDRLMLVRILLSGLMMLFFVIALRSPKIIPRGVQNIGEIALDFVRINIAEEILGKEQGKRFLPVITTIFFLVLASNLGSIIPFINISPNARIGMPLVLAALAYIVFNYVGIKKYGFFKYVKSSIVVPGVPLPLHFLLVPIEFISTFVLRPFTLMVRLMANMLAGHILLVLFFSATQYFFFVSGGFQAVFGVASLAAGIAFTFFELLVIFLQAYVFALLTSVYIDLALHADSH, encoded by the coding sequence GTGGCTGCTGGAGAAGAATTCCACGCGCCTTCCCTGAACGACTTCTTCCCGCCCGCGGTCCTGTTCGAAGGGACTCCGTTCGAACTCGACCGCCTGATGCTGGTTCGCATCCTGCTGTCCGGACTGATGATGCTCTTCTTCGTCATCGCGCTGCGCAGCCCGAAGATCATCCCTCGCGGTGTCCAGAACATCGGTGAGATCGCGCTCGACTTCGTCCGGATCAACATCGCGGAAGAGATTCTCGGCAAGGAGCAGGGCAAGCGCTTCCTGCCGGTCATCACCACCATCTTCTTCCTGGTGCTCGCCTCCAACCTCGGCAGCATCATCCCCTTCATCAACATCTCTCCGAACGCGCGTATCGGCATGCCGCTCGTGCTCGCCGCCCTCGCGTACATCGTGTTCAACTACGTCGGCATCAAGAAGTACGGCTTCTTCAAGTACGTGAAGAGCAGCATCGTGGTCCCCGGTGTTCCGCTTCCGCTGCACTTCCTGCTCGTGCCGATCGAGTTCATCTCGACGTTCGTCCTCCGGCCGTTCACGCTCATGGTTCGTCTCATGGCCAACATGCTGGCCGGCCACATCCTGCTGGTGCTGTTCTTCAGCGCCACCCAGTACTTCTTCTTCGTCTCCGGTGGCTTCCAGGCCGTGTTCGGTGTGGCCTCGCTTGCCGCCGGCATTGCATTCACCTTCTTCGAACTGCTGGTGATCTTCCTGCAGGCCTACGTCTTCGCGCTGCTCACGTCGGTGTACATCGATCTGGCGCTGCACGCGGATTCGCACTAG
- a CDS encoding F0F1 ATP synthase subunit B, producing the protein MAANIAVLAQEESHNPLLPETYDIVWSIVCLVIVGFVFWKYVLPMFQKVLAERTEQIDGGIKRAEEAQAEAKAALEQYRAQLAEARTEAAQIREDARTQGQQIIAEMKAQAQEESDRIVAAGNNQLVAQRQQIVAELRADLGRTAVDLAEKVIGESLADDVKRAGTVDRFLNELDTIGANSAAGK; encoded by the coding sequence ATGGCAGCCAACATCGCAGTCCTCGCGCAGGAAGAGAGTCACAACCCTCTCCTGCCCGAGACGTATGACATCGTTTGGTCGATCGTCTGCCTGGTCATCGTTGGTTTCGTCTTCTGGAAGTACGTCCTTCCGATGTTCCAGAAGGTCCTTGCCGAGCGAACCGAGCAGATCGACGGCGGCATCAAGAGGGCCGAAGAGGCCCAGGCCGAAGCGAAGGCGGCGCTCGAGCAGTACCGCGCTCAGCTCGCCGAAGCTCGCACCGAGGCTGCGCAGATCCGTGAGGACGCGCGCACCCAGGGGCAGCAGATCATCGCCGAAATGAAGGCACAGGCTCAGGAAGAAAGCGACCGCATCGTGGCCGCCGGCAACAACCAGTTGGTTGCCCAGCGTCAGCAGATCGTCGCCGAACTGCGCGCCGATCTCGGCCGCACCGCGGTCGACCTCGCTGAGAAGGTCATCGGTGAGTCCCTCGCCGACGACGTCAAGCGGGCCGGCACGGTCGATCGCTTCCTGAACGAGCTCGACACCATCGGCGCAAATTCCGCAGCAGGGAAGTGA
- a CDS encoding DUF2550 domain-containing protein, translating to MTVLIILVVLLAAFVAVFLYRLAVLRRGGTAAILRVTPAPGDTGWRHGVIRYGEGSLVFFKLSSLRPGPDSRIDRQGIEVAGRRSPEGSEFDIMSEEIIILSVKDRGSSYEIALDGGALTAFLSWVESRPSGRSVRGRRL from the coding sequence ATGACTGTGTTGATCATTCTGGTTGTGCTGCTCGCGGCCTTCGTCGCGGTCTTTTTGTATCGGCTTGCAGTACTGCGCCGCGGTGGCACCGCGGCGATCCTTCGGGTGACGCCTGCCCCGGGGGACACCGGGTGGCGCCACGGCGTCATCCGCTACGGCGAGGGTTCCCTCGTCTTCTTCAAACTGTCGAGTTTGCGCCCCGGCCCTGATTCGCGCATCGACCGCCAGGGCATCGAAGTCGCAGGTCGTCGCAGCCCGGAGGGCTCCGAGTTCGACATCATGTCCGAGGAAATCATCATCCTGTCGGTCAAGGACCGCGGTAGCTCGTACGAGATCGCATTGGACGGGGGAGCGTTGACCGCGTTCCTGTCCTGGGTCGAATCACGACCGTCCGGCCGATCGGTTCGCGGTCGCCGACTCTGA
- a CDS encoding F0F1 ATP synthase subunit epsilon: MAEMTVELVAVERRLWSGSATLVSAQTTEGEIGVMPGHEPVLGQLVEAGVVAITTADGERIVAAVHGGFLSVTAKTVTILAESADLAEDIDVEAAKAVLAESGDDLEAIAVAKGRIRAVERA; encoded by the coding sequence ATGGCTGAGATGACCGTGGAACTCGTCGCCGTGGAGCGACGGTTGTGGTCTGGTTCGGCGACTCTCGTCAGCGCACAGACGACCGAGGGCGAGATCGGTGTCATGCCTGGGCATGAGCCGGTTCTCGGACAGCTGGTCGAGGCCGGAGTGGTTGCGATCACGACGGCTGACGGTGAGCGTATCGTCGCTGCTGTGCACGGCGGGTTCCTGTCCGTGACCGCGAAGACAGTCACGATCCTCGCCGAGTCAGCCGACTTGGCCGAGGACATCGATGTGGAAGCGGCCAAGGCCGTGCTCGCAGAGAGTGGAGACGATCTCGAGGCGATTGCTGTCGCCAAGGGTCGGATCCGCGCTGTAGAGCGCGCTTAG
- the murA gene encoding UDP-N-acetylglucosamine 1-carboxyvinyltransferase — MSERFLVTGGNRLVGEVSVGGAKNSVLKLMAAALLAEGTTTVTNCPDILDVPLMADVLRGLGCEVDLDDSIVRITTPAEPKHHADFAAVRQFRASVCVLGPLVARCRRAVVALPGGDAIGSRPLDMHQSGLRLLGAHSTIEHGCVVAQADDLHGANIRLAFPSVGATENILMAAVLAKGETVIDNAAREPEIVDLCNMLIQMGAKIRGAGTSTLTIQGVPKLEPTTHRVIGDRIVAATWGIAASMTRGDVRVRGVNPKHLSLVLDKLRVAGAEVTAESDGFRVVQEARPTAVNFATLPYPGFPTDLQPMAIGLAAVAEGTSMITENVFEARFRFVEEMIRLGADARTDGHHAVIRGIAQLSSAPVWSSDIRAGAGLVLAGLVADGVTEVHDVFHIDRGYPRFVEILQELGGRIERVAADPASQR; from the coding sequence GTGAGTGAACGCTTCCTTGTCACCGGCGGTAACCGCCTCGTAGGTGAAGTGTCTGTCGGGGGCGCCAAGAACAGCGTTCTCAAGCTGATGGCGGCAGCGCTGTTGGCTGAGGGCACCACAACTGTCACCAACTGCCCGGACATCCTCGATGTCCCTTTGATGGCCGACGTCCTGCGCGGCCTCGGCTGCGAGGTGGACCTCGACGATTCCATCGTCCGGATCACCACACCCGCGGAGCCGAAACACCACGCCGATTTCGCCGCGGTACGTCAGTTCCGCGCGTCGGTGTGTGTGCTCGGACCGCTGGTCGCGCGGTGCCGACGCGCCGTGGTCGCGCTACCGGGTGGCGATGCCATCGGATCGCGGCCCCTCGACATGCACCAGTCGGGGCTGCGATTGCTGGGCGCGCACAGCACGATCGAACACGGCTGCGTGGTGGCGCAGGCCGACGACCTGCACGGCGCGAACATCCGGCTCGCGTTCCCGTCGGTGGGGGCGACCGAGAACATCCTGATGGCCGCCGTACTCGCCAAGGGTGAGACGGTGATCGACAACGCGGCCCGCGAACCCGAGATCGTCGACCTGTGCAACATGCTGATTCAGATGGGCGCGAAGATCCGGGGTGCCGGCACGTCCACGCTGACGATCCAGGGCGTCCCCAAACTCGAGCCCACCACGCACCGGGTCATCGGCGATCGGATCGTCGCAGCGACGTGGGGGATCGCCGCGTCGATGACCCGTGGCGACGTGCGAGTCCGCGGAGTCAACCCGAAGCACCTCAGCCTGGTGCTCGACAAGCTGCGGGTGGCCGGAGCCGAAGTCACGGCCGAGTCCGACGGATTCCGGGTGGTCCAGGAAGCGCGGCCCACGGCCGTCAACTTCGCGACTCTGCCCTATCCGGGTTTCCCCACCGACCTCCAGCCGATGGCCATCGGTCTCGCCGCGGTCGCGGAGGGAACGTCGATGATCACGGAGAACGTCTTCGAGGCGCGGTTCCGGTTCGTCGAGGAGATGATCCGGTTGGGTGCCGATGCTCGGACGGATGGTCACCACGCTGTGATCCGGGGAATCGCGCAGCTGTCGAGTGCGCCGGTGTGGTCCTCGGACATCCGGGCCGGCGCCGGCCTGGTGCTGGCGGGACTCGTCGCCGACGGCGTGACTGAAGTGCACGACGTCTTCCACATCGACCGGGGCTACCCCCGTTTCGTCGAGATCCTCCAGGAACTCGGCGGCCGCATCGAAAGGGTGGCCGCGGATCCCGCTTCTCAGCGGTGA